The proteins below come from a single Limnobaculum xujianqingii genomic window:
- the pflA gene encoding pyruvate formate lyase 1-activating protein, producing the protein MSAVNGRIHSFESCGTVDGPGIRFIVFFQGCLMRCLYCHNRDTWDTHGGKEVAVDDLMKEIVTYRHFMNASGGGVTASGGEAILQAEFVRDWFRACKKEGIHTCLDTNGFVRRYDAVIDELLDVTDLVMLDLKQLDDSVHQNLVGVSNHRTLEFARHLAKRNQKTWIRYVVVPGWSDDEKSARMLGEFTQNMTNIEKIELLPYHELGKHKWVAMGEEYGLDGVKPPTKEIMDRVKSILEEYGHKVIY; encoded by the coding sequence ATGTCAGCAGTAAATGGTCGCATTCACTCATTTGAATCCTGCGGTACCGTCGACGGTCCGGGAATTCGTTTTATCGTCTTTTTTCAGGGTTGTCTGATGCGCTGCCTTTACTGCCACAACCGGGATACCTGGGATACTCACGGTGGTAAAGAAGTGGCGGTTGACGATCTGATGAAAGAGATCGTTACCTATCGCCATTTTATGAACGCTTCCGGTGGTGGTGTTACCGCATCAGGTGGGGAGGCTATCTTACAGGCTGAATTTGTTCGCGATTGGTTTCGCGCCTGCAAAAAAGAAGGGATTCATACCTGTCTGGATACTAACGGATTTGTTCGTCGTTATGATGCGGTGATTGATGAGCTGTTAGATGTAACCGACCTGGTGATGCTGGACTTAAAACAGTTGGACGACAGTGTACATCAAAATCTGGTGGGAGTATCCAACCATCGTACTCTGGAGTTTGCACGCCATTTAGCCAAACGTAACCAAAAAACCTGGATCCGTTATGTAGTGGTTCCCGGTTGGTCTGATGATGAGAAGTCTGCCCGTATGCTGGGTGAATTTACTCAGAATATGACTAACATCGAGAAAATAGAGCTGCTCCCTTACCATGAATTGGGTAAACACAAATGGGTTGCCATGGGTGAAGAGTACGGACTTGATGGCGTAAAACCACCGACTAAAGAGATCATGGATCGCGTCAAATCCATCCTTGAAGAATATGGTCACAAAGTGATCTATTGA